The following is a genomic window from Brachionichthys hirsutus isolate HB-005 chromosome 15, CSIRO-AGI_Bhir_v1, whole genome shotgun sequence.
ttaggttttgtttcttcctgttgatacatgtagccgctgccgttccgctgtgctaagctatccaataaagcagcatgagaggctaaagacagcacgagtagaatatttgttcttctgcactccaagcggctctttcctcgacctgcacgccttaacattattaacaggaaaacgtttactgtacgtactatatatttttatttctcaaacaaatgtttagttctgaaaaagttttgatctttggtttcattctataatactgaaacaatctatttagattaatgcctgactgttaaaagtgtataaagtgtgtggtgaggggttttacagccttaaaacatttatgtacatgtataataattgtaaaaaaattaaagattactacattgcggatttcacttattgcgggttgtttttggatcgtaacccccgtggaaaatgagggactactgtactccACTTTAGTTCAGGAACATTAAAACACGTTCTGCGTTCGCTGGGAAGGTGCGTTTCATTTCCTCCACCAACAGGATCTAGAggctgtttgtcagcaggattacacaaaaataacaaataaattcAGACATTCTGCCGCCGTTAGCATGTAGAATCAAGCGCCTCGCACACGTTTCCTCTTTGATCATGGTTCTCGTACGACTGGAGGATGAGCGCCGTGCCGTTTCCCCCGTAAGGTGCAGTTCGACTTGGTGGCGGCGGCCTTCACCCTGTCGGAGCTCCCCAGCACCAAGGAGAGGGAAGAGGCCGTGTTGACGCTGTGGCGAAAGACCGGCTCCTACCTGGTTGGTTGGAATGTTAATAAAGCTCTGCCGTTAGAGGGCGTGCACGTGACTCTGCTGTGAGTCGGGTTGTTCTTGTGTTGCGACTTTAGACTGcatgccatttattttctgtctcgTATAATAATATCAGGTTGTGTTTTACACATTTGCTTTTATAGGTGCTTGTGGAAAATGGAACCAAAGAGGGACACCAAATACTTATGGAGGCCAGAGACACTTTATTATTGGTAATACGAGTAATTCAAAGGTTCTGCTTTATAGATTGTTTAACAGTTAATCGCAGcaggtctcctcctccagacacaaGAGAAAACCCTCCATGACAGCAGGCCGGCGTCGGTCTTTGCTCCAGTGAGTTTAAAGCCAAACTGGCTTCAGATTTTACCTGCTGGTTTTTTCCTcatctctgtttttttattttattttccagtgtCCTCATGAACTGAAGTGTCCCAAACTGGCCGTGAAGCCCAGCTTTCCCTGCAACTTCCAGCAACTGTACCAACCGCTGCGCCTGCCCGGGTTAAAGGTCAGCTTGTGGGCTGCACGTTGTTAGTAGGCAAACACCGGCGAGTTTGGCATGAAGGTTCAATCCCGACCTCAAGAAGTAGTTTAATCAAAAAAAAGGACAAGTCAAGTATCTTTTCTGAGGCTacagaaacaaaatgcactAGTGACAAAAGCCTAAGAAAAATGTGTgatgagaaaagcactcggagagcagacctccgccaagcagctcattccactcataactggatctacaccgtccacacggtgatctggatcagcaccagaaggttctagattgttcttgtatctttatacaccaacatgaaaagtcaaagtgaatcagagttgatgtgtttttttaactgattcttgaatccataaatggatttcaatgttaaaatttaattatTAAATTCTGGATTTAATaattaaagaagacattttttatGACCGTGATTTTTGgtcagtgaattgaatgcagattttaaaacgtaattttttttaaagccttcatttatcatttcattcatttatccattgattgcaatgttaatgaacgTTTCAAcatgatccagaatctcttctggatcaccaaaattgaatcaACAGTTTCAAGTCAGAGTCCCAACCTTTCCTGAAAATGTgatcaagatctgtccataaCGTTTTGCGTTATCTTGCGAACAGTCAGACACCGGTGATTACgtaacctcctcggtggaggcaAAACATTCAAGTAATTCTACTTAAAGAATTGATCAGATCGCATCAtctattgattgattttcagcacaaggagcagcaggtggaggagttCAGTTATTTGATTCTGACTCGGACAGAACCAGTACAGGCAGAAACGGCGGCCGTGGACTGGGCCCGGCTGATCGCGCCCGTGCAGCGGCGGTCCAGACATGTCCACTGTCGACTGTGCTGCCCGGACGGACACCTTCAGCACCTGGTGGTGACGGCACGCAAACACAGCAGGTAAAGGCCGTGTGGATTTCAGTCGGGTTCAGATCCCTTTCATGGATGGGAAGTATCGGGATCATGTTTCTTATGTGGGATTTGAGGCGATTGATAATGAGCTAATACCTGGAATTCCTGATACGGATGTATCAATTCAGGTCGTTTGTttccaaagtgttcaatcacaAGCATCTCTGCAAAAGTGCTACGCTAAATCAAAGTCGCAGATAGGCAGTGTTTTCATTTAGAAATGGTTAAAGGGCAGCGTATTCAGAGCTCCGGACTTTAAGGCCGTTTTATTCTCCTCTGAATGAACGCCGACTCGTGAGAACCGAACTGAAGACGGTTTCGTGTCCTTCCAGAGACTTGTACCGCTGCGCTCACGGCAGCCACTGGGGAGATCAGCTGCCCGTGCTTCAGAAGGCCGATGACGGCAGCCAGACTGACTGACGAAGATCAAACTGCTGGACTCGCCAGAATGTATCGAAGGCAGACTGACAACTTTCAATAAAGTCATAACCAAGTCTGATTTAACTGAACTCTGCTTTATTGTTCACCACGGGAAACCGAGAGCACGACTTTAAACAGGCATGTTGTGATCTGGACAgacatttcctcctcctttagTGCTTCCGGATCAAGTTCAGACAATCTGGACTCCCAATCCTGATCGTCTTCCACAGCTTGATTCTTCAATGTCTTGCGACATTTTGTTTACACCCTATTACTAGGCCAACCGCtaaacaaatcacacacatgcgcgtgtgtatatatacacatcatgtttatacatatacatatatctGTTACAGGATTCACAAACCCGTCTTGTGtgatataaaatacaaatcctaAACCATCCTCAAatccagacatgggcaaacccaggcccgggggccatacgCGGCcagttggtctttttaatccggcccgccaaacttgtccaaattatatcattaaataaattgtattataattaaacctcattcatttgaccttttccctgtaatgctacctgtaaaaggccaaatccctaatgcaatagctttcatgtgtcatttatattagctcacacaaatactccatctgttctcggtccggcccctctgtcaaattttagaacctattgtggcccgcgagtcaaaaagtttgcccacccctgctctaatcTGAAGACTGAGATTTGTAGAATACCAGATTTCTGATTTCCTCCGAATGTTCGTCCGAGCCTTCGTATTTGTTCTTGCGGCTTCTGCTAACTTCCAACTATTTCGGCCAGTGCGGAGACCAAGTCGAGGTACTTGTACTCGAATCCAGCCTCTTGAGTCTTCTTCGGTAGGACCTTTTGACCCTGTGTGAGGACCAAGGCCCTCTCGGAGCCCAGCAGGGCATTTATGAGGAAGGCGGGTATGGGAATAACGGTGGGCCTCCCGAGCACCCGGCCCAGCGCCTTGGTGAACTCCCGGTTGGTGTTCAGAGCCGGCGCGACCCCGTTGAGCACTTGTGGTGAAGGAGACGGCGCGTCCTCGGGGTTCTCCAGAGCGTGGACAATAATTCCTGCCAGGTCGGTCACATGGATCCAGGGAAATGGCTGGCGTCCTGAGCCCAAGGTGCCCCCGAGGCCGAGCCAGAAGGGCAGGAGCACTTGCTTCATGGCGCCACCATCACGGCCCAATACTGCCCCTGGTGGAAGGAGGAGCGGCTGTTACCAGTCAAAGTTAAAGTAGAGTCTCCTATTTGtcttcaggtttttatttttgtgattatTGGGAATTGAATTTATTTCATTCTAAGTATTTTAAAAATGCTCCTAAAGGAGCAGCGAGCGAACTCCAAACGATATATTCTTACTGTTATTTAAACTTCTATGTTGCTCATTTATGTCGACTGTGAAAGcgttttatttgttcttttacaTGCGATCAATCTGCAACGCTTCTGGCGGCTGAACGTAAAACAATCGGGGCTTCCTGCGGTAACTTGAAATCAAACGAGCTCTTTCCATACCGGGTCTGATGACAACTTGTTTGGTCGCTTTGGCCGCATCCTCAGGAAGAAGTGCAGAAGCCTCCCATTCGCTCACAAGGTTGGACAGGAGGTCAAAGGGGGTCCACTCACTGTCTTCTGTATACTCAACCGTCAGACTGGGCTTGTAACAAGctgagagcaaaaaaaacaagagacaatcagagattgcagaccccgcctccaatagactattggatcttgtgagacagtaaacagtgcttccggatcagaggggccagacctgcgctagcttgctgctccggaacgggaaaagatacaactacaactgtaagatatatgaaactagaatgaactatgagtgcgCACACCAAAtgtgaagtctctagctccaaaattgaggtcaggatggactcctgaaaaatgcagattttagaacaaaaattagctctcagacccggattgtgatctggatccattctcggggaggaccgagccacagacagaaccttgcttgtgtaaaaatttcaagtcgattgggttactagtttttgagttatgcgcgcagacagacaaacaaacaaacagacagacaaacagacccaattgcaataccctcgcccccccttcggcgagggtattaAAACAACAGGTTTAATGTGCCATCGGTCGATTTGTGGGATCTTACTTTCAACCTGTGGCGAATCAGAATGCTTTATCCTAAGATGTATTATTAGCCAAAGACTTACCAACACCTGACACCAAGACCCAGGAGCGAGGAGGGCTCGGAGCGGCCGCGATGGATCGGGCCAGGCTTTTAGTCGTGTCGACCCGACTGGAGAACAAGTCGTTCTTGTAGCTCTCATTCCACCTGAGAGCAGGTGAAGAGCGACTCGGTGAACTGGCTGCGTGAAAACAGCCACACGTCGTGGTGTAAGTTCACATTCACTGCTCACCATCGCAGTGGATTCAACAGGTTCTCTCCGGCCAGGTTGACGGCGCCCTCGCATGGCGGGAGTCCCCGAGACTCCAAGTCAACCTGCGGACACACAAGGCGAAAAAAGAGCACGCGTTTATAAACGAACACACGCTCACAACGTAGCAAAAATGAATTCAGGCGATTCAACAGAGTGGATTCATCTGAAAATCATACCCACGTAATCCTGCCTGGGCCAGGCCGTCTGGAAATCACCGTGACCTCGTGACCTTTGTCTCTGAGCAGGCGAGTCAACTCACGGCCCACGAAGCCAGAGCCCCCCCCTAAAACAAAGCGCACACAGACGTGGATGACACAAATGACATTTGACCCAAGTGCAATAATCAATGTGGCGCATCGCGTATGTGAACACTCAGCTCAAATCACTTTATTTGTCCCCAACGGACACAAAAGTAGCTTAAACAACACGATCGATACACAAAATCAAAGGTCGTGAACTCAGTTTCAGTTTTGTGATTGTCTCGTTATTTTTATGAGAAAATTAGGTAACAGCTTGTGTGTAGGTTACGTGACGTCACGTTGGCATTTCCGTGCGACGCATAAAAATATAATCGATAAAAAACATCAGACCTACCTACTAAAACTCTCATCGTCACCAAACCCTCAACCTGCACGGTTGATAATCGCGTTTGGTCACCGACACGGCTTCCGTTatcttcttcttcgttggttcGTTTGGCAAACAGTTTGTACGTCCGCCACCTTCTGAACTGGAGTGTAATTGTTTTTAGTCACATCAATTGGTGCGGGTACAAGAACAATATGTGCATCAAAGACCTGTGAATAGAAATGAGTCGATTGAAAGGGCAGCGGCGCAGATTTTACACACTTTTAAAACACGTTAGCTGCAAAGTGATTATTCTGCTTTAATCCCGTTTAACCTTCTGCTTTAATCCTTCATGTCATTCTGATTCacttgcaataaaaaaaagtgcgtCAAATATTATTTGGCAACGATTCCGAGAAACATAAACaatgtctttgttttaatgCTCATGTGACGTGCGACATTTTTAATGCCTCGTGATCACGTGATATCTACGTGATGAGTCTCAGTCCGTTGATTTTTTATTTGGATTAGTATTATTTCCATATTACAGGCTATTCCAACTGTAATCTGAACGCGTCATGAACCAGAAGCTATAAACGGCACGTGACGGCAATGCTCAAGTTCTATTGGTCCATGGCACGCGTCTGAGGAGCCCGTAGAAAACGTCACCAGAGAGTcttccatccaatcagaaaTGATCACCAAAATCTGTGGGGAAAGTATTTGgagctttgtctttttttgtgggACTTTAGTGCGACAGAGAGCATCAAAGGTCAGAACCGGTTGATCGACTAGATTCtaccatatatatatttatttgtacttttctaccggattgttgttttttttattcagttgaAAAAGCTTGAACTGAAAGCTGACGCATGTTTTAGAAATTATTAGAAAGagtttttcacacacaaaaaaaaacagtccaaCAAAAAAGGGACTGTTTggctttgtttatttgtttcatttgtgtttatttgtatttattttgtaagaGTTGTGAGTGAACAACACAGGTTTATAACTTATTAGATAGTGGAGAGGAACAGAGGGAGGCATCACCATCATGGTCGAACCCGGCGAGGAGCCGAACCGGGCCGTGCggcctctcctccagcaggctgACAGCCAGCACTCCCACCGGATCACCAACTTTTACATCGATAATATTTTGCGACCGGACTTCGGCCTTATGAGAGACGCTGAAAGTTTAGTCCGGGAAGGAGGCCGCCTCAAAGTGACCTTCCAAAGAGCGGAGCGATCAAGGAGAAAGTCCTCCTCCACTGTCCACCTGCAGCGGGACGGATCCGGCGGCGATGAGGACGTGATGGACGGTGAAGCGGCGAACGAGAGCCGGGGGGGTGGCGGAGACTGCCGGGGCCCCCAAACCAGCGCGGCCCCTGCAGCCAAGTCGATGCTGTGGCCAGCCTGGGTTTA
Proteins encoded in this region:
- the sdr39u1 gene encoding epimerase family protein SDR39U1 — its product is MRVLVGGGSGFVGRELTRLLRDKGHEVTVISRRPGPGRITWVDLESRGLPPCEGAVNLAGENLLNPLRWWNESYKNDLFSSRVDTTKSLARSIAAAPSPPRSWVLVSGVACYKPSLTVEYTEDSEWTPFDLLSNLVSEWEASALLPEDAAKATKQVVIRPGAVLGRDGGAMKQVLLPFWLGLGGTLGSGRQPFPWIHVTDLAGIIVHALENPEDAPSPSPQVLNGVAPALNTNREFTKALGRVLGRPTVIPIPAFLINALLGSERALVLTQGQKVLPKKTQEAGFEYKYLDLVSALAEIVGS
- the LOC137904603 gene encoding homeobox protein engrailed-2b-like yields the protein MVEPGEEPNRAVRPLLQQADSQHSHRITNFYIDNILRPDFGLMRDAESLVREGGRLKVTFQRAERSRRKSSSTVHLQRDGSGGDEDVMDGEAANESRGGGGDCRGPQTSAAPAAKSMLWPAWVYCTRYSDRPSSGPRSRKPKKPPAPSPEDKRPRTAFTAEQLQRLKAEFHGNRYLTEQRRQALSQELGLNESQIKIWFQNKRAKIKKSALNTNSLASQLMAQGLYKHAAAKEGKSDSD